In Sphingobacterium zeae, one genomic interval encodes:
- the dapF gene encoding diaminopimelate epimerase, whose protein sequence is MATTIRFSKYQGAGNDFILVDNRQNAFDRADEALVAKLCDRRFGIGADGLMLLQQNENYDFEMIYFNADGREGSMCGNGGRCIVAFARDLGITTDKTAFLAVDGVHHASLAADLVNLQMIDVQDFARDGKAYVLQTGSPHYVEFVENLSHKNVYQDGYAIRNNATYGKEGINVNFIEAEGDGYFLRTFERGVEDETYACGTGATAAAMAVAIQQNLTGDIHIPIRVLGGQLYISFHKNGQHFTKVFLKGPAQFVFEGNYQVSTGNQH, encoded by the coding sequence ATGGCGACAACAATAAGATTCTCTAAATACCAAGGAGCAGGCAATGATTTCATTTTAGTAGATAATCGCCAAAATGCATTTGACAGAGCAGACGAAGCATTGGTAGCGAAGCTATGTGACCGCCGGTTTGGTATTGGTGCTGACGGGCTAATGCTCTTACAGCAGAACGAGAATTACGATTTTGAGATGATTTATTTTAATGCAGATGGTAGAGAAGGAAGCATGTGTGGTAATGGAGGCCGTTGCATTGTCGCCTTTGCTCGCGACCTTGGCATTACCACTGACAAAACTGCCTTTTTGGCAGTAGACGGTGTACACCATGCATCTTTAGCTGCAGATCTTGTCAATCTCCAAATGATCGACGTGCAAGATTTTGCCCGCGATGGAAAAGCCTACGTGTTACAAACAGGTTCTCCACATTATGTTGAATTTGTAGAAAATCTTTCGCATAAGAATGTCTATCAAGATGGCTACGCCATTCGTAATAACGCGACATATGGAAAAGAAGGCATCAATGTAAATTTCATTGAAGCTGAAGGAGATGGTTATTTCCTCCGTACTTTTGAACGCGGTGTCGAAGATGAAACCTACGCCTGCGGCACCGGTGCTACTGCGGCAGCCATGGCCGTCGCCATACAGCAAAATCTCACAGGCGATATTCATATTCCTATCCGTGTATTAGGAGGGCAGCTTTATATCTCCTTCCATAAAAATGGTCAGCATTTTACAAAGGTATTCTTAAAAGGGCCTGCACAGTTTGTCTTCGAGGGTAACTATCAGGTTTCTACAGGCAATCAACACTAA
- a CDS encoding Do family serine endopeptidase, which translates to MNKVGLTLLTAVFGGAVALGGYKLIENKKFDGMSFEDKQKVYFANNPTGVMSSTGNPDFTQAAAAVSPGVVHIKTTYSRKGSQQSQGSPFDMFEEFFGMPQGGGRRQMQSQPVQASGSGVIISDDGYIVTNNHVVEDADKIEVVLTDKRTFEAKLIGRDPNTDLALLKVSGKGLPVVKLGNSDNVNVGEWVLAFGYPLGLQSTVTAGIISAKGRQIGILSEGQQQRGNPFGGGQDQIPVSSAIESFIQTDAVINRGNSGGALTNASGELIGINSAIASPTGTYAGYGFAIPVNLVKKIVDDFVEYGNVKRGYIGVTYTEITPELAKEKGFADVDGLYVQDVVAGGAAEAAGIKKGDILSKINGKVITGSPVLSETIGRARPGDKVNVTYKRDGKEKQVTMTLKGEDSLKSANAGGKASKSATEIYNKLGASFIPASAQKKKELGVNSGVVVTQVNRGGIFDYFGVERGLVITEVNGKAVNSVDDVEAALGATQRNIVRLKGVSPQGGAVQLSFPVEY; encoded by the coding sequence ATGAATAAGGTCGGTTTAACGCTATTAACAGCTGTTTTCGGTGGAGCGGTAGCATTAGGAGGTTACAAGCTTATTGAGAATAAGAAGTTTGATGGTATGTCTTTCGAAGACAAACAAAAGGTTTATTTTGCAAATAATCCAACAGGAGTAATGTCCTCTACAGGTAACCCTGATTTTACCCAGGCTGCTGCTGCGGTGTCACCGGGTGTTGTACATATTAAAACCACATATAGTCGTAAGGGTTCGCAACAATCTCAGGGTTCTCCGTTTGACATGTTTGAAGAGTTTTTTGGCATGCCACAGGGGGGCGGGCGACGTCAAATGCAGTCACAACCGGTACAAGCATCGGGATCGGGTGTAATTATCTCAGACGATGGTTATATTGTAACGAACAACCATGTGGTGGAAGATGCAGACAAGATTGAAGTCGTATTGACAGATAAGCGAACATTTGAAGCCAAATTGATCGGACGTGATCCAAATACTGACCTAGCTTTATTGAAAGTATCGGGCAAGGGGCTTCCTGTTGTTAAATTAGGTAATTCAGATAATGTCAATGTTGGCGAATGGGTATTGGCTTTTGGCTATCCTCTTGGACTTCAGTCTACAGTGACTGCAGGTATCATTAGTGCGAAAGGTCGTCAGATTGGCATTTTAAGTGAAGGTCAACAACAACGTGGTAACCCATTTGGTGGGGGGCAAGACCAAATTCCTGTCAGCTCAGCAATTGAATCTTTTATTCAGACAGATGCGGTAATTAATAGGGGTAATAGTGGCGGCGCTTTAACAAATGCTTCGGGTGAATTGATCGGTATTAATTCCGCTATTGCTTCTCCAACAGGTACCTATGCGGGTTATGGTTTTGCGATTCCTGTTAATTTGGTAAAGAAAATTGTTGATGACTTTGTTGAATACGGTAATGTAAAACGTGGTTACATCGGGGTAACTTATACTGAAATAACACCTGAATTGGCGAAAGAGAAGGGTTTTGCAGATGTTGATGGTCTTTATGTTCAGGATGTCGTAGCTGGTGGTGCTGCTGAGGCCGCAGGTATCAAGAAAGGTGATATATTGTCCAAAATTAATGGAAAAGTAATTACAGGTTCGCCTGTTTTAAGTGAAACTATAGGTCGTGCGCGTCCTGGAGATAAAGTAAATGTTACTTACAAACGAGATGGTAAGGAAAAACAGGTTACGATGACATTGAAAGGTGAAGATTCGTTGAAGTCTGCGAATGCTGGCGGAAAAGCTTCGAAAAGCGCAACCGAAATTTATAACAAATTAGGAGCAAGCTTTATTCCTGCGTCGGCACAGAAGAAAAAGGAATTGGGTGTAAACTCCGGAGTTGTTGTCACTCAGGTGAATCGTGGTGGTATCTTTGATTACTTCGGTGTAGAGCGCGGGTTAGTTATTACTGAGGTCAACGGAAAGGCTGTTAATTCAGTGGATGATGTTGAAGCCGCTTTAGGAGCAACACAACGTAATATTGTACGTTTGAAAGGTGTGTCGCCTCAAGGTGGTGCTGTTCAATTGAGCTTCCCAGTAGAATATTAA